The Oncorhynchus clarkii lewisi isolate Uvic-CL-2024 chromosome 8, UVic_Ocla_1.0, whole genome shotgun sequence nucleotide sequence gCTAAGCCATCCATTcactgcactgcattgaatgaatgaggttggttatcatgctgtacaACATTTTTTTGgacattgtttacagttcctatgctgaacacatactgtgtttgaattctgtacagagtggaaaggcaaagacatcatggaggatgaggacgcttgtttacagatgtacaagagactgcaattataaatatggttttggccaacaatgcaattaggattcgagagataagagggcatatcttgaataatgacaccatatttaacaacatcaatgctgtaagcctgtcgaccatacaactcatcctccaacggcaccgagtgacgatgaaacaactttacaaggtgccatttgagagaaactctgacagagtcaagaatatgcgacatgactttgtagaggtatgtatgcaacactacttccagtacttcagacatactgtaccatatttactcatctgtatatcATTTTGTCTCTTCcagagagtattggagctggatgcccatgtaattcgccatgaatttatttatgtggatgaggttggcttcaacctcaccaaaaccaggcACCACGGAAGAAATGGaataggacagagggcaattatcaatgtccctggacagcgtgggggtaatataactgtgtgctgccatcactcaaaacggggtcctccatcacaatgccacactgggttcgtacaacaccggccatatgctcacttttctggatgcaatttacacaatgcttgtccctgatccagatcaggagcctgctagatttgtggttttatgggacaatgttagttttcaccgggctgttctggtccaaaactggttAGCCACCCATCCACAATGtgtagttttgtacctacccccatattcaccttttctaaatcccatagaggaattcttctcagcctggAAAGTGAatgatcgccaaccctatgcccgcatgccgcttctccaggcaatggaggacgcatgtggggacatagaggttgcctctgtccaaggttggatacgccacgctaggagatacttccctcgatgtttggcaagagaaaacttatattgtgatgtggacgaagtagccagacccaggccggagaagagatgaagcgtagcttagcactggtgactgtGCTATGACAGGTCAGCATAATTTTCCTAACTTATTTTTTGATTGGGTGGAATCAATATGGAACCAGTGTATGGATACccacacacaattgtgttctttactgtattctaaagaatatacttttggtttacatatgtttatggttttgttgtatgctactgtccacaacagtaatgtttggcctaataaatattttctgtttctacattgcattggtgtttacagtgtacttgttacccctctcagcagattactttcactgtagaacattgtattggtgtttacagtgtacttgttaccgctctcagcagattactttcactgtagaacattgcattggtgtttacagtgtacttgttacccttctcagcagattactttcactgtagaacattgtattggtgtttacagtgtacttgttacccctctcagcagattactttcactgtagaacattgtattggtgtttacagtgtacttgttacccctctcagcagattactttcactgtagaacattgtattggtgtttacagtgtacttgttacccctctcagcagattactttcactgtagaacattgtattgaaatgtagatatgaGCCTATGAAAgaacagtgtttacatggtatatccaaaattgttctattatgaaagcagtgtttgccatttgatgcaaatgcttcattctgacatgtgtttatggcattttgaatgcagtgttacattttgaagatgtgaggcattttgcattttgtgtgtgcagttttgggaattgtgtgtagagttttgaaaaaaggagacagttttgaaaaccTGTGTAAGCAGTTAGAAAAAACTGTAATGGGATAGTTCACTCAAGCTATCGTTTAGTATTTCGTTCTTTAGTCCACTAGTTTTTGAGTAATCCTTTAAGATTCTTGAATAGTATTGGATCTGTTTAGCAACATTGATTTGCAATGAAGTATTCAGTTCAAATATAATATCAGTTACACATCTGAATTGATGACACTGAACAAGTGGGTCAGTCTAGGTCTCGTTCTTCCTTAAGTTCTATTTTTAAACAGGGACATTAGTCAGAAATCCAAATCCTAAAAtgacagagggaaagggagggggctGGGACAGGAATTATATATCTGTTTATCATCACAATGGTTGTTGCTGTGTAACTCAACACTGATCCATGTAATTGATTCAAAAGAAAACATTCAGACTCAGTGAGTCAGCTGCAtgtgacacgtgtgtgtgtgtgtgtgtgaaacctgGGCTCAAATACTCTTTTAgggtatttcaattactttcaaAGACATTTGGAGGTAAGTATTTAGATATATTTTtagttgaatattggaatgtatttggaaatacacttggaaaATATATAATTTGCATCTATTACTTGTTATTTTCTAAATTTGCCATGAAATGAGCAGTAGCAGTACAGAACCATCACTAGACCAGCACATTAGACAGCACATTCCTCACTTGCAGATGCGCAATTAAAGGGGAAATACACTCAaatctaaatgtgtttgttttcttccagacctaaaaaataaaatatttagaagtgatttaagcattgacattaacttgttttttttctgagcaattgtaattttgagagtgaaaaacaacctaaaacccagaaaaataaaacaaagaacatattttgggaaaaatataaaacataattTGGCGAAGAAGTTAAAGATTTTATCAGGCCCCCCTTTATTAGCCATTATTTTACCAGCTATACTGACAGAAAACAGTGCAATACGTTCTCTTTAAGGACCCGAGGAAGAGATGCAGAGGAGAAAAAGAAGAGAATGTTCCTGTTTGAAAGCTAGAAAAAAAATGCAGCTTGTGAcatgtacatttttaaaaaagtagctctcatgctagaaaaggttggagacccctgcccTAAAGCATCAGTCTGGTGGATACGTGTGTGCATCAATTCCTCTCATTGTGCAGTGAGACGATCTCCCTCTCATGCATGTatgaggggcagggagagagagacattgtccCGCTACACAATAAGAGCATTTGACATTATTTGACATTACAGCTCCACCTGTCAGGGAGTTAGAGGCCTCTCCCACTAGCCCTGACATTGTGTGAGTGCATGCTTGCATCcactcctgtcctccctcccattctctccctACCCACAGCAGTTTAAaagcgtcagcatgcttcagttcggctagTACCTAGCCAAAGTCGGCTAGCCGAATAAAACGAGTGTGCTCATATACTCCCTTAAAAAACTTTcacttgaaaaacaagaaaaaagtgGCCATAGTAGGCCTACCGTTTGTCAATTTTGAGATACCATAGCCAGTATCCATAACCAATGCAGATGAAATGGTGGGATACCCTGCATGCTCTTTTCTTTGAGGCATGATGACTTTAGTTGAGTACAGAGTCACAGCTGACAAGTCTGCTGACACTGTATCTCATTTTATTAGGCTACACATGATAACATCCCACTGAGCAAAAAtgtgttgaatcaacattgtttccaagtcatttcatccccaaaaaatgtaatgtgatgagttcaaccaaatgtaaatcaaaactagatggtTCTAGGGGGTCTCcaagtctgtgcccagtgggatatatacatgtatatctgTAGATATAGGAGCATCTAGTGCCTATAGAAAAAAATGCAATAGAGAATAGACATTCATAGTTAATTCACTtttaatatacttttttttacagAGGAAAATTAGACACACTGTATAATTGTATGCATATGCAGTGGACTGCATCGACACATGGCGCTGTTCAGCACCACGTCAACCCGCTTATCAATACACCCGTGATTAGGTCCATTTGACTGTCAGTCCAAGGTTATAAAGAGGAGGAGTGACAGAGTACTGTTCTTGCAGCACTTAGACCTTACACAATCACAGATGAGATGACTGTCAAGTAGCCTCGGCTATAGGCCTACACCAGGGGTATCCAACAGGTCGATCGTGAGCTACCAATAGCTCGcagcccacctatgagtagctcaacaaacaattctgaaagtacatgcaATTTTGAAGTGTTCCACCGCAAACTGTCATAAATAAATCTCACAATTATCAGACACCGTAAGCTCCCAGCTACTACGCAATCAAAgcaacattgacattatcccacttgtgggttgacagaaatactttccccaaaaaccttctcaattaaatgttaactgcaaattAAAGTACCTGGCAGAAGTATATCATGAGTAAGTATATAATTTGTatctattatttgttattttctaAATTTACCATGAAATGAGCAGTAGTGGTACAGAACCATCACTAGACCAGCACATTAGACAGCACATTCCTCACTTGCAGATGAGCAATTAAAGGGCCAGATGTGCAATTAAAGGGGAAATGCACTCAAAAATcgaaatgtgtttgttttcttccagacgtaaaaaaatacaatattttgatgtgatttaagcattgacaTGGGCTGTTTCTCCATTAACAATTGTAATTTTGAGAGtgaacaaaaaataataatatctaAAACCAGGAAAAATCTAACTGAGAATACATAATTCAGGAAAATATAAAACATAATTTGGGGAAGAAATCACAGATTTTATAAGCCTCCCCTTAGAGTTGTTTATTAAAAATATTTTACCAGGTATACTGAGAGTGAAAACAGTGCAATACTTTCTCTTCAAGGACCTGAGGAAGAGGTGcatgggaggggagaagagaagcaTGTGCCAATTTGAAAGCTAGAAAAAAAACTGTAACTAGCCACATGTTTCGTTTTTTAAaagtagctctcatgctagaaaaggttggagactCCTGGTTGGTGACTCCTGGTTGGAGACTCCTGGTTGGTGACTCCTGGTTGGAGACTCCTGGTTGGAGACTCCTGGTTGGTGACTCCTGGTTGGTGACTCCTGGTTGGAGACTCCTGGTTGGTGACTCCTGGTTGGTGACTCCTGGTTGGTGACTCCTGGTTGGAGACTCCTGGTTGGAGACTCCTGGTTGGTGACTCCTGGTTGGAGACTCCTGGTTGGTGACTCCTGGTTGGAGACTCCTGGTTGGTGACTCCTGGTTGGAGACTCCTGGTTGTTGACTCCTGGTTGGAGACTCCTGGTTGGTGACTCCTGGTTGGTGACTCCTGGTTGGTGACTCCTGGTTGGAGACTCCTGGTTGGTGACTCCTGGCCTACACCAATGGTCCAGCGTAAACATGAACCAACCACTTTGGTCTACATTTACAATAACCACAAGTTCCTACTCTATTATTTACACTATTGCATCACCCATATACTTGTATTGTCTTTTCtttctatatttttgttcaaatGATGTGTTCATGTATTTTGGAAAAGTGACATTATTACACTAATGAACTTATATTTTGAGACATTTTACAATGGGTCACCAAGTTCTTTATCGTGATTTTATTATCATTTGTGATCTCGCAATGGATGTTTTTGGGGCATATACTGTCGGTCCATTAAAGCTGTGCGCTGTGAAGAGGGGTGATTTGACTCAGCTATGAACTGGCAAAGCTTCTGTCCAAGCTTGGGGTTTGTACTCCTGCTCTGGGGTCTTTCAGCAGGGGAATGTAGGTGTCACTGTGACAGGAGCGTATGGCATTGTCCCACACTCCGGCCGTGACACCGACTGATCTGCGCTGTATGTGGGGCCCGCTCTCCTCTGCACATGCCTCGCTGGAACGCAGCGCCATCAGTTCGATCTCGTGTTTGGCCGCGGTCTCCAGCACCTGCTGCTTATTGTAGAATATGACGAAGTTGTTGATGATAGGGTGTATGGGCAGCGCGATGGCAATCACCCCGCAGAGGAAGCTGACGGCCGCGTTACACCGACCCAGCGTGGTCTTGGGGTAGATGTCTCCATAGCCCACGGTGGTCATGGTGATGACGGCCCACCAAAAGGACTGCGGGATGCTGGTGAACATGGTCTCCGGGTGGCTCTGCTCCAAAGTGTAGGCCAGTGCCGAGAACAAGAAGACGCCCACGCCCATGTACATGAGCAGCATCCCCAGCTCGCTGAAGCTGCTTTTCAGGGCCGAGGTGAGAGTCTGCAGCCCAGAGGAGTGGCGCGCCAGCTTGAAGATGCGCGCAATGCGCATGATGCGCAGCGCCTGCACCGCCTGCTGCACGTTAGCCAGCTCCATCATAGCCGTGCCCAGAGACGTCAAAGTCAGCACCACGTAAAAGGGCATGATGGCCATGAAATCTATGATGTTCATGAAGGACAGGACGAATTTCACTTTATTCGGGGATGATATCAAGCGCAGGACGTATTCAACGGTGAACCAGCCGATACACGTGGTCTCGATGGCCTCCAAGATCGGGTGTTCCATGTGATTGCCCTCAGCGTCCTCCACCTGCAGGTCAGGGATGGTGCCTACGCACATCACCACCGAGGAGATGAGGATGAAGAGGAAAGACACTATGGCGATGACGCGCGCGGACAGCGACGACTCCGGCTTCTCCAAAAGCTTCCACAAGCACATTTGGAAACATTGCCAGCCCCTGGCAGAGGGGTCCCCTTCCCGGTCGACCAGAATACTTTGAACCTTCTCGGCGATCTCTGCAAGCTCGTCCTCCGCCTCCTGTAGGTCGCCTTTACAGCAATCGTCCAGGAAATATAAGTCGATTTTCCAGAACTCCATCTCCTGTACGAAACAAATTGGACAGATGCCCCGTTTAATATGTATCTCCCCGTAGTAATACAGCTCAATTATACACTTAAACGCGTCCGGGTCTCTGTCAAAATAAAATTCACCTTTCCCTGAGTCATAGTCGTCACAAAGCGAAGATAAGTCCTCCAAACACCCCTTGGAGGTGTTCCACAGTTCCGCTAGTCGGGTCTCCGGAAAACGGTTCAGCACATCCCCACACAACACCTGTATTACTCCACCGATGTTCAGGACAATCCCGGTCTCCTCACTGGCCTCCGAGCCATTGCAATCAGCATATCGCGTCCTCGTTATTCCCCACATACTTGTCCGTGTAGCCTATATTGTTGATTTACTCCAAGAAAATCTGAATGAATATAGTTGGCCTGTATTAATTTCAACTAGTCTACGCTAGGATACTTGCGTAGGAAACTGCGTGCGTAAAAGACTGCAGAACAACAAAGGAAAACGTCAAGTTTTCAGATCTTCTTAAATGTTTGACACAAATGTATAGGCCTATAGGCTAAGCTTCATTCGAACCTGGAAAAAATCCACATGTATCTTTTGCGTAGAGCTGTAGCAAGCAATGCCGAATGAACAGGCGTCTCTTCTCCCACTAGTCCGTCATCAGAAAATAAGAGAGCGCCTCTGTGCCTGCTGTTAAAAGTTGGACTACTGTGCATCAGTGCGCAGTCTTGCAGAATACGCGTCACAACAAATATAAATATGTGAGGCTGCTAATGAATAGTGGAGTAACTAGAGGCAGAGAGCTACAGGGAAGTGTGGGGGAAGTGGGAGGAGAGCTGTAATAAATTGTGTTTTATGGTAAAGAGACGACATTAGCCAGGAAACGGACATATATCACATGGCAGAAAATATTGTCCCCactaccagtcccaataccatttGTCTATTTCCTCATGGAGGTAGCCACCCCAAGGGTAAAACAACAAGCAAATCTGTCTCAGGCTAGCTTTTGAAAAATGTTTCGGCTTGTGTGCACAAATATATTGCCTGTCAAGAAAGGTAAATCTCTGTTGTCAAGGAATACATTTCAACAAGATATGTTGTAGTGAAAAATGAGATATTTAATGGCCATATTATGGAAGGATGTTAGGTTACCCAAGTGTGCGTAAATGCGCAGAGGCATAAGGCAACAGTCTTGCCTAGTATCTCCATCTAGCGACAATGAGTTCACGTTGCAATCACGAACCACATAAATTGGTTTGTTGAATCAATATTAGCCTATATATTCTCAGTGTTGGGAAGTAATCAACTACACGTAGTTCAACTAAACTAGATTTTGCAgaagcttggtggtagttgaactaaattcaaataTTGGTAGTGTTTTCAGTTGTTATTTACTTTTTTTGACATGTAGCATGTAGCTAACTACTCGAACTCCAAACTAcgtttttgcaaaaataaaacGGGTGTAGGCAAAAATTTCATTTGTTCCGGTATCAGACTTGCCTAATTATCACTTGAAACATTGTTTTTGTGtaggctaaattacacattctgttaacacctgactccagagtgatctgttcttgcaatttgtagtctatgatatttcagatttagatatgaCAAGTTTTTACTAAGTAGTTTGTATGTAGTGAATGATGTACTTTTTCTTAGTGTAGcctaacttcttccagtgtgaagtaattggtagcttggtaaactatattttcagagtagcttccccaacactgtaTAATTTATTGATTTAAGCAACAAACAAAGTCCATCCTACTGTAGGCTTAAATGCAAAACTTTGGCTCATCTAGAAATGCCCCCTGTGCAGTTTTTTTTACACTAAGAAATGTGTAGGTTACAGACAAGGAGCTGGAGCAGCCCTATTTCAACTTGAATAGCATAACCTACAGATTTTAGGCAATCAATCATTCCACATCATAAGAACTCAAGTGGGGGTTTCCTAAGAACACATCCAAATATTGGATAACTTTAGCAATATGGGAACCTTAAGCATATGCAACAAACAAAGCAAAATCATTGTAAGAAATCACATGAAAAAAAATCACTTTTAGATTTTAATCTATGGTGTTAAGACTACTGAACTTCATTGTGGTCATAGAAAAAACCTTGGAGTGAAAGCAGGGCCGGTCCTTGGCTTCTACCGCCATAGGCAAAACCAAAAAATGCCTCCCCCTcaggatgttgaaatcaagttaATTTTCGGTTCTGAACCAAAgttgaaaatacttattttccagatGTTGAAAATACATGTTTTACAGACACTGAAAATACGTATTTTACAGATGCTGAAAATATCTGTTTTCCGGGTGTTGAAATCAGGCTCATTTTGGTTCTCAATGAAAGTTGAACATAAGTCAtttatagacgtctatgtttggaCCAAAAATCAATGTCCGTGGCTGTGGAAATCAA carries:
- the LOC139415520 gene encoding voltage-gated potassium channel regulatory subunit KCNF1-like, with the protein product MWGITRTRYADCNGSEASEETGIVLNIGGVIQVLCGDVLNRFPETRLAELWNTSKGCLEDLSSLCDDYDSGKGEFYFDRDPDAFKCIIELYYYGEIHIKRGICPICFVQEMEFWKIDLYFLDDCCKGDLQEAEDELAEIAEKVQSILVDREGDPSARGWQCFQMCLWKLLEKPESSLSARVIAIVSFLFILISSVVMCVGTIPDLQVEDAEGNHMEHPILEAIETTCIGWFTVEYVLRLISSPNKVKFVLSFMNIIDFMAIMPFYVVLTLTSLGTAMMELANVQQAVQALRIMRIARIFKLARHSSGLQTLTSALKSSFSELGMLLMYMGVGVFLFSALAYTLEQSHPETMFTSIPQSFWWAVITMTTVGYGDIYPKTTLGRCNAAVSFLCGVIAIALPIHPIINNFVIFYNKQQVLETAAKHEIELMALRSSEACAEESGPHIQRRSVGVTAGVWDNAIRSCHSDTYIPLLKDPRAGVQTPSLDRSFASS